A genomic window from Bdellovibrio sp. SKB1291214 includes:
- a CDS encoding ATP-dependent Clp protease proteolytic subunit, protein MATPIPYVIESTASGERSYDVYSRLLKDRILILGTAVTDEVANALIAQMLFLESDNPDKDIHLYINSPGGSVSAGLAIYDVMNYIKCDVATYCIGVAASMGSFLLTAGTRGKRFSMPNSKILIHQPHLGEGSLSGQVSDIEIHARELVRSKKKLIDIYAEHTGQSAKHLTKLMERDHYMSAVEAKELGLIDAVIESRKKKILKNAG, encoded by the coding sequence ATGGCCACACCCATCCCATATGTTATTGAAAGCACCGCAAGCGGCGAACGTTCGTACGATGTTTATTCGCGCCTTTTAAAGGATCGTATTCTAATTTTAGGCACCGCAGTCACCGACGAGGTCGCAAACGCCCTGATTGCTCAGATGTTATTTTTAGAATCAGACAATCCCGACAAAGATATTCATCTCTATATTAATTCCCCGGGTGGTTCGGTCTCAGCGGGACTCGCGATTTACGATGTCATGAATTACATCAAGTGCGATGTTGCAACTTACTGTATCGGTGTTGCTGCCAGTATGGGATCATTTCTGCTGACGGCCGGAACACGGGGTAAACGCTTCTCGATGCCCAATAGTAAAATCTTAATCCATCAACCTCACCTAGGCGAGGGGAGCTTAAGCGGGCAAGTGAGCGACATCGAAATTCACGCCCGTGAACTTGTCAGATCAAAAAAGAAATTGATCGATATCTATGCCGAACACACGGGTCAAAGTGCCAAACATTTAACGAAGCTGATGGAGCGTGATCATTATATGAGTGCTGTCGAAGCCAAGGAACTGGGCCTGATCGACGCAGTCATAGAATCCAGAAAGAAAAAGATCTTAAAAAATGCTGGATAA
- a CDS encoding trypsin-like serine peptidase yields MIHGIASAKSVYKVKCESLDACPESVVGLNYDGKSVCTGVLVAEDIVATNLHCIPEDLRQGNDVSCKGRITVTFPASRSREEQFEDCEQVKWVSPQLKDTPLTPDWAFLKLSKKAPRMYAPINTSGISDGEILTIFKIDPTDKGTGILRKVSCPAIQNSLANPFFVGVKSPILAMVPCESIKGNSGSPLMSSSMEVKGLLNSSGTASDVNLKKAPFYHVSFGSNFACLNIPGLAVANAPHPDCNKSIVSENIRTAASTLISRFTDPLMKSFNSDVNTELNKLHTQSKFVILWDVDQKNKAFDGIQTRVSDVGFKPSCINFKKEKMRLKQGALQTGLVTYNLDFLEWGLEIHLDGSGRPRAELVPKKTQSTLQFSPAHLTTGQPVNFKYGNQSFTLPFCEDIKNLTAAK; encoded by the coding sequence TTGATACATGGAATTGCTTCGGCAAAATCCGTCTATAAAGTCAAGTGTGAAAGCTTAGACGCATGCCCCGAGTCTGTAGTCGGTCTGAATTACGATGGTAAGTCTGTTTGTACCGGAGTTTTAGTGGCCGAAGATATCGTAGCCACTAACCTCCACTGTATTCCTGAAGATCTAAGACAAGGAAATGATGTTTCATGCAAAGGTCGCATCACCGTGACTTTTCCGGCGTCTCGCAGCCGTGAAGAGCAGTTTGAAGACTGTGAACAAGTGAAATGGGTTTCTCCGCAGTTAAAAGACACTCCATTAACACCTGATTGGGCCTTCTTAAAACTTTCTAAAAAAGCCCCGCGCATGTATGCCCCCATTAATACTAGCGGCATCTCTGATGGGGAAATACTGACTATATTTAAAATTGATCCCACAGATAAGGGAACGGGCATCTTACGCAAAGTCAGCTGCCCTGCAATCCAAAACTCGTTAGCAAATCCATTTTTTGTCGGAGTTAAAAGCCCGATTCTTGCGATGGTTCCTTGTGAAAGCATCAAAGGGAACTCCGGTTCACCGTTGATGTCTTCATCGATGGAAGTTAAAGGCCTTTTAAATTCTTCGGGAACCGCATCCGATGTGAACTTAAAAAAAGCACCGTTTTATCACGTAAGCTTTGGTTCTAACTTTGCTTGTTTAAATATTCCAGGATTGGCGGTCGCAAACGCTCCCCACCCGGATTGCAACAAATCGATTGTTTCTGAAAACATCAGAACCGCCGCTTCGACTTTAATCAGCCGATTCACAGACCCTTTAATGAAATCTTTTAATAGTGACGTAAATACGGAGCTGAATAAGCTCCATACCCAAAGCAAGTTCGTTATCCTGTGGGATGTGGATCAGAAAAACAAAGCATTTGATGGCATCCAGACACGCGTTAGTGACGTTGGATTTAAACCCTCATGCATCAACTTTAAAAAAGAAAAAATGCGACTGAAACAAGGAGCCCTGCAAACAGGGTTGGTTACCTACAACCTTGATTTCTTAGAGTGGGGCTTGGAGATTCACCTAGATGGAAGCGGACGCCCCAGAGCCGAACTAGTCCCAAAGAAGACCCAATCGACCTTGCAATTTAGCCCGGCCCACCTGACGACGGGTCAGCCCGTGAACTTTAAATACGGAAATCAGTCATTCACGTTGCCCTTTTGTGAAGACATAAAAAATCTAACTGCTGCAAAATGA